The following coding sequences are from one Paenibacillus stellifer window:
- a CDS encoding HD-GYP domain-containing protein: MGLYLGKNGESIETARYDSSDLSLLARGDGSEVILQTIRNNKMFYVYPSDDTETMEFFYILEGECIYKSKEKEVTLKQNDYFYVKDLQEAVFFTPTTDMKLLWYTTKPAFYLVSNRVVALAEVVKQVEEKDNYTFHHSVRVQEHSLRIARMIVLTKEQLENLYLATIFHDVGKIYTPEEILNKEGRLTPEEFDIVKRHSYDGYMIVKERYSLEVSLIILQHHERLDGSGYPYGIKEDEILLEAKIIGIADTFDAMTSDRPYRKGLPAEVAMDELKRLSGIHYDAELVRLFEKALIADGLLEATEEE, encoded by the coding sequence ATGGGCCTTTATCTTGGGAAAAATGGAGAGAGCATTGAAACAGCCAGATATGATTCTTCCGATTTGTCTCTATTGGCTAGAGGTGATGGCTCTGAGGTAATTCTTCAAACTATACGCAATAACAAAATGTTTTACGTATATCCAAGTGATGATACAGAAACTATGGAGTTCTTTTACATACTTGAGGGTGAGTGCATCTATAAGAGCAAAGAGAAAGAAGTCACTTTAAAGCAAAATGATTATTTCTATGTAAAGGATCTGCAAGAAGCGGTGTTTTTCACGCCTACAACCGATATGAAACTGCTATGGTACACGACCAAGCCTGCTTTTTATCTGGTTAGCAACAGAGTAGTAGCTTTGGCTGAGGTTGTTAAACAGGTTGAGGAAAAGGATAATTATACATTTCATCATAGCGTCAGAGTACAGGAGCATTCCCTGCGAATAGCAAGAATGATCGTGCTTACCAAAGAGCAGCTGGAGAACCTATATCTGGCTACCATCTTTCATGACGTCGGCAAAATTTATACGCCTGAGGAAATCCTGAATAAGGAAGGTCGTTTGACGCCCGAAGAGTTCGATATTGTCAAACGGCATTCCTATGACGGTTATATGATTGTTAAAGAACGTTACAGTCTGGAAGTCAGTTTAATCATTCTCCAGCATCACGAACGACTTGACGGCTCGGGATACCCTTACGGAATCAAGGAGGACGAGATCCTGCTGGAGGCCAAAATTATCGGAATCGCCGATACCTTCGACGCCATGACCTCCGACCGTCCGTACCGCAAGGGGCTTCCTGCCGAAGTCGCGATGGACGAGTTGAAGCGGCTATCAGGCATCCACTATGATGCCGAACTGGTTCGTCTGTTTGAAAAAGCATTGATCGCCGATGGCCTGCTCGAGGCCACGGAAGAAGAATGA